In the Leptospira terpstrae serovar Hualin str. LT 11-33 = ATCC 700639 genome, GTTTTTGTTCGTTCCAACGATGCCGGACGTTCTGTTCGCATTCGTGACGTAGCTCGTGTCACAGAAGGATTTGAAGACTCAGAATATTTAGATAAATCGAATGGAAACATAGCCATAGCACTCACTGTCATTAAAAGAGAAAAAGCAGATGCCATTACTGTTGTGGATGATTCTAAAGTTGTTGTGGAAGAGTTTATTAAGTCCACCGGAGGAACAGTCAAACATGCTTTTGTGAATGACTTATCCAAATACATTCGTCGTCGCCTAGGGGTTTTAACTTCGAATGCAGTGTCCGGGTTATTTCTAGTTACTGCATCACTTTTCGTATTTCTCGGCTGGCGTATGGCTCTTATGACAGCACTTGGAATTCCAATCTCGATTGCCATGACTTTTGTCGCCATGAACTACATGGGCCTTACCTTAAACCTAATCTCGATGATGGGTCTTATCATAGTGGTAGGGATTCTAGTCGATGATGCCATCATCATTTGTGAAAACGTCTATCGTCATTTAGAAATGGGAGAAGAACCATTTGAAGCAGCTATGCGCGGGACAAGTGAGGTATTGGCACCTGTTACAGCGACAGTAACCACTACCATTGCAGCTTTTGGTCCCATGTTATTTATGACAGGAATCTTTGGAAAATTCATCCACTCCATTCCCCTCGTAGTGATATTATCTTTATGTAGTTCTCTCTTTGAAGCCTTTTTTATGTTACCTTCTCACTTATATGATGTGAGTAAAGCCACTGACATGAAAGGTGAAGTCAAAGAAGAATCACATTGGTTTGTTAAGTTTAAAGAACGAACGTATCTTCCCCTACTTAGTTTTGCATTGCGGAATCGTTGGAAGATGGTGGGACTACTTTTGGGTCTCTTTGTTTTTTCACTCGCCATCCAAATTAAATTTGGAAAATTCAAACTTTTCCCTGGTGCCATTGAAACTTTCCAAGTACGAGTCACCGCAGAAACTGGTTTAAAATTGGAAGAAACCGATCGTTTCATTAGAGTGATAGAACAAGCAGTTTCCAAACTTCCCGAAGGCGAAGTCGAAAACTATATCTCCCGAGTAGGAATCATCCAAAAAGATCCAAATGACCCGTTCACCAAACGCGGTAAAAACTATGCACAAGTCATGGTATATCTCACACCTGATGACAATAGAGAAAGGTCTACAGAAAAAATCATCGAAGTGGTTCGCGAGAACACCAAATTCATGTTAAATGAAAAAGCCCTCCTTCTTTTGGAAGAAAAGTTAGCCAAAGAAAATATAGGTAAAAAAGAAGAGGAAACCTTGCCTCTTGCGGATGTTCCCAAAGATTTTCTACCTTTGAAAGGAAAATTGGTAAATCTTGAATTTGAAAAACTAGCAGGTGGGCCACCAGTCGGAAAACCAGTGGCGATCGAAATCAAAGGTGACGACTTCACCACCTTACTCAAAATAGGTGCCGAATTCAAAGCAGCCCTTGCAAAAATCAATGGAGTTACCGATATTGGTGACGATTTTAATGAGGGTAAAGATGAAATTAGAGTATCAGTGGATGAAACCCTCGCCTCTTTTGCTGGAGTTAGTGTACAATCAGTTTCTCTTGCGATCAATACCGCATTACAAGGAACAGTGTCCACAAAAATCAAACGGGCAGATGAAGAGGTGGATGTTCGAGTTCGTTTTCCAGAAGAATACAGGTCTTCCCTCACACACTTGAACAAAGTCTACGTGAACAACTTAACCGGAAACCTAATTCCCGTTTCGCGACTCACGAGCCACGATAGAAATCCGGGGCGAGCTTCCATCAACCACTTGGATGGTAAAAGGTTATTAACCGTGACCTCCAATATCGATGAAACCGTATCAACTTCAAGACAAGTCAACATCGAAGCCAAAAAACTGACAGAAGGGATCATTGCAAAATACCCTGGGTATTCAGTTCGGTTTTCCGGTGAAAATAAAGATACGGAAGAGTCGATGGCTTCTCTCGGCAGGGCATTCCTTGTGGGATTACTCATCATCTATATGATCCTTGCCTCTTTATTTCGATCATTAGCACAACCTCTCATCGTTATGAGTGCAATTCCCTTTGCCGTGATTGGAGTGATCTTTGCATTTTTACTCCATGGACAACCGTTTTCATTCCTAGCTTTTCTTGGAATCATTGGACTTGCGGGGGTGGTCGTTAACGACTCCATTGTTCTTGTGGATTGTGCTAACCAACTCAGGATTGAAGATCCCAGTAAGTCTACTTTCGAACTTTTAGTGGAAGCAGGAAGTATTCGTCTTAGGGCAGTAATGTTAACTACGGTGACTACAGTTCTTGGACTTCTTCCAACTGCTTATGGAATTGGTGGAAAAGATCCATTCCTTGTTCCCATGGCATTGGCATTCGGTTGGGGATTGGCGTTTGCCACTTTCATCACCCTCATCATGGTACCTGTCTTTTATCTGAACTTGTATTTGTTCAAAGATTGGGTGATGGCCAAATACCAATCGCGAAAGAAAAAGTTTTAGTCTTTTTTGTCGTTTAATACTTCGGTAAGAGTTACGAATTTATATCCTTTTTCCTTCATCCGTTCGATGAAAGTGGGAAGGATATAAATCAATTTATCAAATTTTCTTGGTCCACCCAAATGCATTAGAATGATGGCACCGTTCATTCCGTTCGCATCTGCTTTTTCCCAATTGTCCAAAAAAGTAAGTGTCTCTTCCCCTGTTTTGTAATGAGGGTTGCGAACTACTTCCTTTTTTCCTTTGGATGTTTTTTTATAAAGGAATTGTTTGCTAATATAATCCGGCAAATCGAGAGAACCTTTAGAATTATTTGACCACATGATATGGTCTGTATAACCAAGGCTTGCATGTGCATCTAAAATCAATTGGCTAAGTGCTCCATAAGGTAAACGATAATATTTCGTTAACTCTTGTTTTGTGAGCGAATGGAAAATATCTTCTACTCTCTTCAGTTCTTCTGCCATACGAGGTAAATCGAGAACTGATTTGGATAGGTATTCGAGTACCATTCGTTTTTTTAATGAAGTTTCTGTTACCGATCTTTGGTAATTAAAATGAGACCAAGTATGATTTCCAAATTCCACAGATCCAGTTTTCGCCATTTTTTTAATATAATCTAAATTTTGACGGAGAAAGAAAGAACCACTAATATCAGAAGGCCTTTCGTTTGATAAAAAGAGTGTCACCTTAATTTTATGTTCTTTGATATAGTTGTACAATACAGGGAGTTCTTCTCCTGTTGCCAAATCAAAGGTTAGTGCAATTTCTTTTTGAGTTTCATTTCCCCGGAGAATGTTGCGACCTTTACTGGTTTGGCTTACTTCTTTTAAAAACTGGATGTTTTCTTCGACTTGTTTGGCAAGTTCTGTATCAGGTTCGCTATCTCCAGCAAGGGCATTCTCCTCTCGAAGTTGTTCTTGGTACATAAGAGAAAAAAGCGATTGTTCCAGTTCTCTCAGGTTCTTTTCTTTTTCTTTTACCTCTGACTCAAGTTTGGTGACACTTAAACTGAGATAAAGTAAATACCCGCATAGGACGAGAACTGTAATTCCAACAAAGGAAAGAGCAGAAACCAAGGCAAACTTACGAAGTTTTTTTGCAAACAACCTGTCCTTCTCGATGTCCTGGGAAAGTTCATGAACAATATCCTGAATTTCCTTTTCTTCATTTGTCGGGTCGAGGGACATTTGGGTATGGGTTTCCTTATTACCTAATATCGGATTTGGATCGGTCGTTCTAAAACGACCTACCATCTCCCTTAAGTCTTTATCTTTAAAAATTTTCCCTTCTTTCCTTGGCGGATCAGGTATTCTTTTCCTGGTTCCAAAGAGAGTCCTGGGTCTGTAATTTTTTCTTCATCCAGATACAATCCTCCTGCCTGGATGAGCCTACGCCCTTCCGAAACACTGGGAATGAATTTTAATTGGGACAAAACATAGACAAGGAGAGGTGGTTTCTCGGCAAAGTAAGTAGAATCCAGGTTTTCGGTTGGAATTTCATCGGGAAGGGCACGGTTTTTGGTATTGTGGATGGCAGTCCACTCTTCCACTGCCTTTCTGTTTTCCTCTTCTGGATGGAGTTGGTCCATCACGAGAAGAGCCAGTTCCGTTTTGACTTCTTTGGGGTGAAGGGATTTGGACCGGATTCCTTCCTTTCTGTTTTCCATTTCGGTCCGAGGGAGATCAGTTAAAAGTTCAAAGTAATTCCACATCAGATCATCGGAGATGGACATGATTTTTCCATACATATCAATGGGTTTTTCAGTCACACCGACATAGTTCCCGAGTGACTTCGACATTTTTTTTACTCCATCTAATCCAACGAGAAGTGGAAGTGTAATGACCGATTGTGGTTTTTGACCGTATTCTCTTTGTAAGTCGCGTCCGACTAACATATTAAACTTTTGGTCCGTTCCCCCAAGTTCCACATCTGCTTTCATCGCAACAGAATCATAACCTTGGACAAGTGGGTATAAAAACTCAATCATAGAGATGGGAGTTCCTGCTTTATGACGTTTGGTAAAATCGTCTCTTTCCAACATGCGAGAAACTGTATATTTTGATGTTAAAACTAAAACATCTTCAAACTTCATTTCCGAACACCAATGAGAGTTATAAAGAATTTTCGTTTTATTTGGATCTAAAATTTTAAACACTTGGTTTTGGTATGTTTTGGAATTTTCCAATACCTCTTCTTTGGAAAGACGTTTTCTAGTTTCTGATTTTCCCGTGGGGTCACCAATCATCGCTGTAAAATCACCAAGCATAAAACAAACTTCATGACCCAAATCTTGGAAGTGTTTTAGTTTTCTAAGTAAAACAAAATGTCCTAAATGTAAATCGGGAGCCGTAGGATCAAAACCAGCCTTGATGGTAAGGGAAGGTTTGGATTTGATCTTTTCTAAAAGTTCGGCTTCGCTAATGATCTCGACTGTGCCTCGGCGGATGGTATCTAATTCTTGGTTCAATTCTCTTTCAGTTTTCATAACAAATTCAAAAATTTTCGATGGTCGAAATGGTGACTTTTGACAATACTAACCTTAGAATCTCTATAGGCAACCACCAAAGTACGTAAAAACCCTTATGAATCATTTAGATGAAAGAAAACAAACACTAAAACAATTAGAATCAACTGACTACGATGTCTTAGTACTGGGTGGTGGAGCCACTGGATCCGGTACTGCACTTGATGCTAGTTTGCGCGGATACAAAGTAGCCCTCCTCGAAAAACAAGATTTTTCGGCAGGAACTAGTTCTAGGTCTACGAAACTCATTCACGGTGGGGTTCGTTACCTCGCCCAATTCCATTTCAAACTGATTTACGAAGCATTATCGGAAAGAAAACGCCTCCTCATCAATGCACCCCACTTAGTAAAACCACTTCAGTTTGTTTTACCAACTTATGTTTGGTGGGAAAAACCATTTTACTCGATTGGACTTACCATGTATGACATTCTTGCCGGTAGATCCATTGTTCCCGGTCATGAAAGAATTACCAAAGCAACTGCTTTAGATTATTTTGCCTCTTTAAAAAAAGAAAAACTAAAGGGGGGAATTTCCTATTACGATGCCCAGTTCAATGACTCAAGACTCAATGTCACAACAGTCCGAGCTGCCAAAGAAAATGGAGCCGATGTTTTATCTCGAATTGAAGTTACATCTTTTTTAAAAGATGGGAATGGAAAAATCATAGGTGTCACGGCAAAGGACCTCATTACAAAAAAGAAAGTTACGATCAAAGCAAAGGTAGTTGCCAATACTACCGGAGTTTGGATTGATTCCCTTCGAAAATTGGATGACCCTAAAGCAGAAAATGTCCTTGCCCCGAGCCAGGGAATCCACCTTGTCTTCGACAAAGCAAAGTTACCTTGTCGTACAGCCATGATCATACCCAAAACTGCTGATGGGCGTGTGGTTTTTGTAATCCCATGGGAAGGCAAAGTCCTCCTTGGGACCACCGATACTCCAATCCAAAAAATTGAGGAGGAACCTCTTCCTCTTGCCTCAGAAGTAGAATTTTTACTCAAAACTGGAAATGATTATTTAGATACCAAGTTAACCAAAGACGATATCGAATCCGTTTTTTCTGGCCTTCGTCCTCTCATCTCCACAGGTGATAAAAAAGATACCAAGTCAATTTCAAGAGAAGAAGCCATCCTTGTTTCCGAATCAGGTCTTGTCACTATGTCTGGCGGAAAGTGGTCAACCTTTCGTAAAATGGCCGAAGACTTAACGGACAAATTAATTTCTGTCGGGAACCTACCTCTTAAGATGAATTGTGTGACCGCTAGTTTTGCATTCCCTGGGGCAGATGGTTATTCCAAACATCTAGTGGCAAAAGTACAAACTATGTATGATCTTTCTTATGAAACTTCCGTTCGTTTGGTAGATGCTTATGGTGGCGAGGTTGCCTTCATTCTAGGAAAAAAACCAAAAGAACTCAAAAAAGGATCCGGTTACTTTCTAGAAGAAATCAAACATTTTGTGAAAAAGGAATTTGCACTTTCTGTGACTGACGTTCTGTCGAGAAGGTGGAGAGTTGTATTTTTGGATTTGAAACTAGCAGAGTCTCTTGCCATTCCGGTAACCAATGCCCTAGCAAAAGAACTTGGTTGGAAAGAAACAGAGAAAAAATCTTCTTTGAACGAACTCTTAAACCATATCAAAGACCTGAAAAAAACAATAGGTTAAAAACGAAAAAAGCCAAATCTATTTCGGTTTGGCTAGTTCGTAATGATAAAAAGTCCTACCTGATTCCTTTTCTTTTAACACGAGCAAATAGTGGGTTTTGGGATTGAAGACTTCGGAAAACCGGGTACCTAGTTTGGTTTTGAAGTTTTCATAGTCTTCATCGCCCACTTCGGCCCGTTTAAAAATCCAGGAAATATTCCTTTCAATCCCACCGTTATCATAATAACTCAAATTGAGTTCCAATCCTTCTTCTGATGATTGAAGAATGGTGTAGGTTCCGACGATGGAAGGTAAAAATCCTAAAGGATCTCCTTCTCCATACATCTCCGAAAAACTAAAGGTTTGGTCAGACTTAAAAAATACGGGAAGGATGGTTCCTTGGTCATAAAAGGAAATGGTTCCCTTTTCATTGGCCAATACTAATTGTTTGAATCCAGAAAAGTGGCGTTCTGCTTTGCCAAATTGAATGATGGTATTTTTAATTTTATCAAAGGAAACCCAAGGATAAGAAACAAAGTTGTCTTTTTGTATTTCTCCAAACGAAATTTCAGAAATACATACTCGTCCCGTGGATCCGAGACCATGAGTTTCTAAAATTTCGAAACGAATTACATTTCCTTGAAACTTAGAATCTAAATCCAATATTTGAAATCCTGATTTTCCAAATTTGGGTTTTGTCAGTTCCAAATCCACTGTGGAACCTATTTTCAGTTTTGACTTTAAATCTTCGGTTTCCATATCGAACGAAGTGATTCGAAGTTTTTTTACTGCATCATTTGATTTTAAATCCAGTGCTGATTTATGAAATCCATTGAATATCTGTAAGGCGGAGAATTCCGAATAAGATTTTAAATATAAAGTGAATCCAGAACCTACTTCTTTGGCATTCGAACAAAACGCCGTCGTAGGTTTATTGTCCAAAGCAAATTCTGGGCTAAATCGCCAAGGTTCTTCGGGACTGATTTGGCCTACACTTTGGGTTCTTTGGTAATCGAATTGTTTTTCGGAACCTTTACATTGAAAACTGAAACCGAGAGAAAGAAGGAGAAGGCAAAAATACCTGAGAAGCTTTGTTAGAAAAGGAAAAAGGTAAGTAAAATTAAACTGATTCAGACCCATGGACTGTCAAACCATGAATCTGAACGAAAGGACGATCAAGCGAAAAACAATTTCTCTTAATCGATATAGTCTTTGAGTTTTTTGGATCGGCTTGGGTGGCGGAGTCGACGAAGGGCTTTCGCTTCAATCTGACGAATCCGTTCCCGGGTAACTTTAAATTGGTAACCCACCTCTTCCAATGTTTGCGCATACCCATCATCCAATCCAAATCGCATCCGAATCACCTTTTGCTCCCGTGCAGGAAGTGTTTGTAAGACCTGACGAATTTGTTCGGAAAGGATGGAAGACGCAGCAGAGTTTAGCGGAGAAATGACTTCCTTATCTTCGATAAAATCTCCGAGTTCCGAATCCTCCTCCGAACCCACAGGGATCTCAAGAGAAATTGGTTCGCGGGCTACGTTTTTCACTGCCTTAACTTTTTGCACTGGCCAACCAAGTCTCTCCGCAATCTCATCATTGGATGGATCACGACCAAACTCTTGAACAAAGAGTCGAGTTTCCCGAATCACTTTGTTGACTTGTTCGATCATGTGAACTGGAACACGAATGGTTCGTGCTTGGTCAGAGATCGCACGAGTGATGGCTTGCCTAATCCACCAAGTCGCATATGTAGAAAACTTATAACCTTTTTTGTATTCGAACTTATCCACAGCGCGGATGAGACCAATGTTTCCTTCTTGGATTAGGTCAAAGAAATGCATTCCACGGTTGGCATATCTTTTGGCAATGGAAACCACCAAACGAAGGTTTGCTCTCACAAGCTCACGTTTCGCTTGGGCAATTTCTCTTTCGCCTTTGATGATTTTTTCACCCCAGTCTTTGATTTCGCCAACGGGAGATCCAGCTTCCTGTTCCATACGACGGAGTTTTCTTTCGTTATTACGAATATCTTTGATGACTTCTCTAACTTCATCAATATCGCAACCCATCATCTTTTCGATTTCATCTAAGTTTTCATTTTTTTCGATGAAACGGTTTAGGGCTTTAATTTCACGAACATCATGTCCGTATTTGGCTTTGATTTTAAGGAAATGTTTTTCAATTTCCTTAACACGAAATACCATTGATTTGATTTTTTGTGAGATCTTTTGTATTTCTTTTTGAGAAACACCAATTTTACGAATAGCTTCGTCAATTTTGCCAGTAGATAAATCAATTTTTTCTTTGAGTTCTTTAAACTTCTTAGAGTTCTCAGAATACTTACGAATTCGGTTTGTGGATTCGTTGAGAACTTTTTCATCCTGTTGGATGAGTTCCATATTTTCAAAGAATACTTTTTCCAATTTGTCTGCTTGCTCTTGGTTGAGGGCGTACATTTTGTCCACTTTCACCAAGTCATAAACTTTGATTTTTTTGGACTTTATTTTTGGAATGAGTTTTGCAAAGTTTTGGCGAAGTATTGAAGAACTAAGAATTGTTTCTTCAATGATTTTTTCACCCTTCTCTATTCTTTTGGCAAGAAACACTTCTGTTTCTCCAGAGATAAGAGATACTTTACCAATTTCTTTTAGATAAAGGCGGATTGGATCCTCGGAACTAGAGGAAACACTGGACTCTCTTTTTTTACGTGCAGGTTTCTCTTTTGTTTCTTTGTTTGTCTCTTCTTTTGTTGTTGTAAGGGAACTCGATTCTTCCAAAGATTTTTTGGAATACTCTTCTACAATTTCAATCCCCATCTCATGTAACAAAGTAAAGACATCATCGATCTTTTCGGAATTTAAGATTTTATCCGGAAGTATTTCATTGATTTCATCATAAGAAACCTCTCGATTTGCTTTACCGATCGAGATGATCTTTTGTACTTCTGGTAGGCTTGCTAGATTTTCCATTCTACCTCTATCCTCTTTAGACTTCTAACGTTTGGATCGTTCGGAGATACACGGATCTCTTATTTTTCTCACTCTTTAAGAGTGAAAGTTCTGACAAAAGATTGTTCTTTTCTTCAATCGTTAAGTCAGGTTTGGCCATTTCTTTGACAAGTTCTTCCATCCTTGCGTCATCCAACAAATCCGCATGGTAAAGAAACATCCCTTTAAAAAGCCCTGGGCTTGTCGAATCATCGGCCGTAAAATGTTCGGCAATCATTCCCAGGTATTCCGAAGGAATCTCTTCCCTCGAAAGAATTTCAGCAGCTGTTAAGTTCTCATTCTGCAAATACTTAGTATATAAATAGTCCCAAAGAAAAGCGGATACTTCATCCCGAAACTCAAGACCAAGCAAATCATCCGCGAAACTAAAAAGTTCCAAATTCTGAATGAGCATGGCGATCATCTTTCGTTCACAAACCAAAATGGGAGAAACTTTTCCCGGTTTAGCCGCCGTTCTTTCCTTCTTAGTATCGACCACGGAGGGGGTCGAAGTTACCCCTGGTTTGCCACGAAAATCCTGAAAAAGCGAAGAAAATGAAAGTCCGAGTTGGCGTGCCCCTTCCTCTAAATAGACCTGTTTGTCCGTTTCTTTTTCCATTGGCCGGAGGAATTCGAAAAGTTTTTTGACACTGGCTTGTTTTTCTTCTGCAAGCGAACTTGGACCTGCCCCTCCGAGAACTTCCCGGATCATAAATTGCGAAGCTGGGGCCGCTGCTTCGAGTAAATCTCTGATTTCTTGTTTGTTGTGATGGAGTGAATAATCAAAAGGGTCTTTTCCTTCGGGAATGTGACATACCTTCACACTTACCCCTTCTTTCGATAGGAGGTTCACAGCCCTAAAAGCGCCCTTTGTGCCTGCTTTATCGGAATCCATCATTAAGTACACTTTGTCCGCCATATTCTTCAATATCCGAACATGGCCTTCCGTGAAACCAGTGCCAAGCGGAGCGACAACAAACTCGATTCCTTTACGAAAGAGTCCAATGGCGTCAAACACACCTTCGACGATCACCGCTTCTCTTGTTTTGCGGATGCTGTCTTGGGCTAAATTTAAATTATAAAACGTACGACTTTTATCATAGATCAAAGAGTTTGGACTATTGATGTATTTGGCTTCTTCCGATTCACCAAGGATCCGTCCAGAAAAGGCAATCACTCTCCCCTTGGTATCGATCACAGGAAACATAATGCGGCTACGAAAGAAATCATAAGGATCTCTATTTTGGTCTTGTCGTTTGAGTAGACCCAACTGTTCGCCTAACTTCACTTCGGATTCTGATTTAAACAAATCTTGACGTAAATTCCCAAATCCAGGAAGTCCAAATCCAATTTTAAAAACTTTTAAATCTTCTGTAAACATCCCGCGAGATTCTAAATACTTTAAAGCCACTTCGCCGGCGCTTGTATTTAAATTTCTTTGAAAGTATTCTAAGGCTTTTTGAGAGACCTGGTAAAGTGCTTCTTTTTTTCGTTCTGACTCTTCCTCTTCTTTGGTCCTTTCCACAAGCGGAATGCCAGAATAATCAGAAAGAATTTCTAAAGATTTGAGAAAGTCTACCTTTTGGTAGTCCATCACAAAACGAAATAAATCACCAGAAGCTTTACAGCCAAAACAGTGGTAGAACCCACCTTCTGAGTTTACATTGAATGAGGGAGTTTTTTCATTATGGAATGGGCAAATGCCTACAAGGTTACGTCCCATACGTCGTAAGGGAACAAACCTGTTGATGTATGAGTCAATGGAGACTTCTCTGCGAACTCTTTCTTTAAAACTTTGGTAAGGATTCACAGTATAACAGTATTAACGGGCGCTAAGTGCTTGTTTTGCGAGGGAGGATACCTTGGAGCCGTCTATATTTTGTCCTTTAAATTTTGCCATAACTTTACCCATCACCTTTCCCATATCCTGGGCTCCGCTAGCATTCAATTCCCCAATGGCTTCTGTAACCGCTTTGGAGATTTCTTCATCGGAGACTTCTTCTGGAATATAACGAGAGATGACTTCTGCTTCCTGAATTTCTTTGCTAGAAAGATCGGGACGATTGGCTTTGTCATATTCGACTGCCGTGTCCTTTCTGCGTTTGAAATTGGATTTAAGGATCTGCATCACCGCAGTATCCGTCAGTTCGGAAGCACCGGTTTTGGTTAATTCATATTGAATTTCCGCTTTCAAGAGACGTAAAGTGCCGAGGACTGTTTCATCCTTAGCCTTTAAAGCCGTCTTTAGATCGGTATTGATCGTCTCTTGAAGGGTCATTAGTAAAACCGACTTTAAGATTAAAGTTTATCTTTTTTAGCGAATAGTCTTTTCTTTTTGTCTCGTTTGCGTTTCGCAGCTTCGACAGCTTTCTTTTTCACAACGCTTGGTTTTTCAAAGTATTCTCTACGTTTGATTTCGCTCATGATACCAGCATTCGCACAATCTCTTTTGAATCGACGAAGCGCAGCTTCAATTGATTCCCCTTCTTTTAAATAAATCCCTACTTGTGGGGTCATAGACAAACAACTGTCCTTTTGTAAAAATGGTCTAGTTTTGACGGTATCGGAAACCGCCCTGATTTGTCAATTCAGCCGAAAAACAAATCAGAAATTTTCAATGAAAATCGACGAAAACTTGGAATCATCGGCCAAAATCTCCCGATCAATGGGGAAAATCTTCAGCTTGTAGTCCAAAATCAAATGTTTCGAGGGAAAGTAAAGGGATCCAAACCTTTGGTTGGCTCCATCCAGTGTTTCTCCAGGGCAAAATAGAAAGTAAGAACGGGGGTTTAGTTGGAAATTGAATTCTTTTTCCTTGGTTTCTTTGTGCAAAGTGGCCGTGACTTCTCTTAGGATTTCTTGGCTTTTGACCACTCCCAGGGGTTTGAAAAAAGGTGATAAGTCTTGTAAATGGAAAAATGCGATCACCCCTGACTGGATATCTCCAGAAAAAGATTTCTCCATTTTTTTGCGGATGGGATCAGTAATGGTTTCGAAATCGAGAAGGTTCTTCTCACGCAAAGAAATTCCAGTGGCACAAAAGGTCAAAACTTGGTTGGAAAGGTCTTCCCAGTTTCTTTTCGAAAGTTCTGGTTCCACTTCTTGGACAACGAGAACAAAAACAGGAACCTCCCCTTCGGGAAGCCGCATCATATTGATTTTAAAATCTCTGCCTTTTTCGGAAAAAGTTCCCAAGGCTTTGGGATCCATATAGCTTAAGTTACGCACAAGATCCGAAATTTGTGTGGAAACAAGGCCTCGAAGCCATTCCTCTTTTTCCGTTTGACCAAATTCGTAAACAATCTCGCCCGCAAGATACACCCAGCCTAAATGGGCACCCACACTGGCAAAACTAATCCCCAAACGCCTGGAATGGTAGTCTGTCATTTGCATCGAAGGAGAAGGACTTACGTGAGTTGTATCTATCATCGGAATCTAGTTTTAGTATCGGTTAGGACTTCGCCAATCAAAAGGAGAAAGGATTGCTCCTGACGTTATGCCCCCAAAATGGTGTAAAAACTACTCGGGGAACCTGTGAACGCAACACCGAAACAAAAAAAACTCATCTCTCTATCGCAATTCATTCTAGAAGAGCAACTCAAAATCCCTCATGCCTCCGGAGAATTTACCGCCCTACTCAGCCATCTGGTCTATGCGGCCAAAATCGTGGGTCGTGAGGTTCGAAAAGCAGGACTTTTGGATGATATTCTCGGTGCCACAGAAGATACCAATGTCCAAGGCGAAACCCAAATGAAATTGGACCAATATGCAGACAATGCCTTCAACCAGTCCCTCAAAATTTGCGGCCATCTTTGTGTCCTTGCCAGTGAAGAACACGAAAACATCATTCCGATACCAGGCGGTTACAATATTGGAAAGTATACCATGGCCATCGATCCCTTGGATGGATCCTCCAATATCGATACCAATGTTTCCATAGGAACTATCTTTTCCATCCACCAAAGGTTAGAACCTAATTCCAAAGAACCAGGAACCGAAAAAGATCTCCTCCAACAAGGCCATTTGCAACGCTGCGCAGGATACATCATTTACGGATCCTCCACAATGCTTGTTCT is a window encoding:
- the rpsU gene encoding 30S ribosomal protein S21 encodes the protein MTPQVGIYLKEGESIEAALRRFKRDCANAGIMSEIKRREYFEKPSVVKKKAVEAAKRKRDKKKRLFAKKDKL
- a CDS encoding GatB/YqeY domain-containing protein produces the protein MTLQETINTDLKTALKAKDETVLGTLRLLKAEIQYELTKTGASELTDTAVMQILKSNFKRRKDTAVEYDKANRPDLSSKEIQEAEVISRYIPEEVSDEEISKAVTEAIGELNASGAQDMGKVMGKVMAKFKGQNIDGSKVSSLAKQALSAR
- the fbp gene encoding class 1 fructose-bisphosphatase; the protein is MNATPKQKKLISLSQFILEEQLKIPHASGEFTALLSHLVYAAKIVGREVRKAGLLDDILGATEDTNVQGETQMKLDQYADNAFNQSLKICGHLCVLASEEHENIIPIPGGYNIGKYTMAIDPLDGSSNIDTNVSIGTIFSIHQRLEPNSKEPGTEKDLLQQGHLQRCAGYIIYGSSTMLVLSTGKGVSGFTLDPSVGEFLLSHPNMKMPESGDIYSANEGNASYWSPEVQAYLQKIKSIEGGKKPKMARYIGSLVADFHRNLLKGGIFLYPNDTKSSKYPNGKLRLLYEAAPMAYIAEQAGGMAVTVKGERILDLNPKDLHERTTLIIGSKKEVEEFLTFVPKA